In a single window of the Rhizobium tropici CIAT 899 genome:
- a CDS encoding FixH family protein — protein sequence MTLFTLKPAAAAALIGLTFTGLFSPAWAQIQDYEFQLVKNEIKPGSAVEIAVRLVDKRSGKLVPDAVIFAQRVDMAPDGMEMMAEPIEALPSVEPGIYRFKAQIPMAGGWRLSLGAKLQGETDSLENKLEFKAVP from the coding sequence ATGACGCTTTTCACTTTGAAGCCCGCGGCCGCCGCGGCGCTGATCGGCCTGACCTTTACAGGCCTGTTCTCCCCAGCCTGGGCTCAAATCCAGGATTATGAGTTCCAGCTTGTCAAAAACGAGATCAAGCCGGGCAGCGCGGTGGAGATTGCCGTACGCCTGGTCGACAAGCGCTCCGGCAAGCTCGTTCCCGACGCGGTGATCTTCGCGCAGCGTGTCGATATGGCGCCCGACGGCATGGAGATGATGGCCGAGCCGATCGAGGCTCTGCCGTCGGTCGAGCCCGGCATCTACCGGTTCAAGGCGCAGATTCCGATGGCCGGCGGCTGGCGGCTGTCGCTCGGCGCCAAGCTCCAGGGCGAGACGGACAGCCTTGAAAACAAGCTCGAGTTCAAGGCCGTCCCATGA
- a CDS encoding efflux RND transporter periplasmic adaptor subunit, which translates to MTKAGRTGLTLVAMLAAGAGGLWAGQRGVALPDLAWFRSTVDVESVATAATTTAAGSGPIIYYRDPDGHPAYSAEPKKTPDGRDFLAVHESEDLSFNANPVVAEVANDKPKASATSIKVADAGTRAETSKGRILYYRNPMGLPDTSKTPKKDSMGMDYIPVYEGEQADASTVKVSLGKLQRTGVKTVVAELASIGRRIQIPGTVALDERRVSVVSMRTDTFLDDVANVTTGDHIFKGEKLFQFYSKDIATAASEYAASRGSEDAGPALRLRNLGVPQEVIDTISRTHQVPTSMTYTSLRDGIVLERVATTGMMAKPGDILFRIADISHVWVIADVPEFDLASVRVGAQVEVKIRSLPGMVFKGTVDLVYPEVETQTRTTKVRIELPNPDGILLANMYADVAIEAGVQEPVVAVPNGAIVDTGDRQVVFIDKGDGRFEPKDVKLGVRGDDRTEIRRGIAAGDKVVVSANFLLDAESNLNSALNAMTEEAKP; encoded by the coding sequence ATGACAAAAGCCGGTCGCACCGGGCTCACCCTCGTCGCCATGCTGGCGGCGGGGGCAGGGGGCCTTTGGGCCGGGCAGCGTGGTGTCGCGCTGCCTGACCTTGCATGGTTTCGCTCGACCGTCGACGTTGAAAGCGTCGCTACTGCTGCGACGACAACAGCGGCCGGATCGGGGCCGATCATCTATTATCGCGATCCGGATGGCCACCCTGCCTACTCGGCAGAGCCGAAGAAAACGCCGGACGGCCGGGATTTCCTCGCCGTCCACGAGAGCGAAGATTTATCCTTCAATGCAAATCCGGTCGTAGCAGAAGTGGCAAACGACAAGCCCAAGGCGTCCGCCACCTCCATAAAGGTAGCGGATGCCGGAACTCGGGCAGAAACCAGCAAAGGCCGCATCCTCTACTATCGGAACCCGATGGGTTTGCCCGACACCTCGAAAACGCCGAAAAAGGACTCGATGGGGATGGACTACATTCCCGTCTACGAGGGCGAGCAGGCGGATGCCTCCACCGTCAAGGTTTCGCTCGGCAAGCTGCAGCGTACCGGCGTGAAGACGGTCGTTGCCGAGTTGGCAAGTATCGGCCGCAGGATACAGATCCCCGGCACGGTGGCGCTCGATGAACGCCGCGTCAGCGTCGTGTCGATGCGAACGGACACCTTCCTGGATGATGTCGCCAACGTCACGACGGGGGATCACATCTTCAAGGGAGAGAAGCTCTTCCAGTTCTACTCGAAGGACATCGCCACTGCGGCTTCGGAATATGCTGCAAGCCGCGGCAGCGAGGATGCCGGTCCCGCACTGAGGCTGAGGAATCTCGGCGTGCCACAGGAGGTCATCGATACGATTTCGCGAACGCATCAGGTGCCGACGAGCATGACCTACACATCGCTGCGCGACGGCATTGTCCTTGAGCGCGTTGCGACAACAGGCATGATGGCAAAACCGGGCGATATCCTGTTCCGCATCGCTGACATTTCCCATGTCTGGGTGATCGCCGATGTTCCGGAGTTCGACCTCGCTTCCGTGCGGGTCGGCGCCCAAGTCGAGGTCAAAATTCGCAGTCTTCCTGGCATGGTGTTCAAAGGCACAGTCGATCTCGTCTATCCCGAGGTCGAGACGCAGACGCGAACCACCAAGGTGCGTATAGAACTCCCCAATCCAGATGGCATCCTGCTTGCCAACATGTATGCCGATGTTGCGATCGAGGCCGGAGTTCAAGAACCGGTGGTCGCGGTGCCCAACGGTGCGATTGTCGACACGGGCGATCGCCAGGTCGTGTTCATCGACAAGGGAGACGGGCGGTTCGAACCCAAGGACGTCAAGCTTGGCGTGCGCGGTGACGATAGGACCGAAATTCGCCGCGGCATCGCAGCCGGCGACAAGGTGGTCGTATCGGCCAACTTCCTACTCGACGCCGAAAGCAACCTGAACTCGGCCCTCAACGCCATGACAGAGGAGGCCAAGCCATGA
- a CDS encoding efflux RND transporter permease subunit, whose product MISRVISWSAHNLVLIFVAAALAVAGGVYALRSLPLDAIPDLSDVQVIVYTEYPGQAPQVVEDQVTYPLTTSMLTVPKSKVVRGFSFFGVSFVYVIFDDGTDPYWARSRVLEYLNAASSRLPQGVTPTLGPDATGVGWVYEYALVAKELSLAELRSLQDWVVRFGVSKSEGVAEVASVGGFVKQYSIVVDPSRLKAQGVSLNDVANAVRASNTDVGGRTIELSEFEFMVRGRGYLKGIPDIENIVLKSQNGVPLRLGDVARVELVPDERRGITELNGEGEVAGGIVLQRFGANALDVIANAKKSMDQIKGSLPPGTDIVPVYDRSTLIEAAIETLKGTLVEESIVVALVTIAFLLHVRSALVAIIMLPVGILIAFIAMRLLGLGANIMSLGGIAIAIGAMIDAAIVMIENAHKHLERAPPDKPRVEILVEAASEVGPALFFSLLIITVSFLPIFTLESQEGRLFGPLAFTKTFSMAAAALLSVTLVPALMVLFVRGHIVAEQKNPVNRLLIWIYRPVISGVLKIKTLTILAALAILAVTVWPAQHIGSEFMPNLDEGTLMYMPTTLPGISVTKAGELMQTQDRIIKSFPEVQTVFGKAGRALTATDPAPTEMFETIITLKPKSEWRPGVTIDSLKQEMDAALQFPGVSNAWTMPIRGRIDMLSTGIRTPVGVKVYGTDLAEMERIARQIESVLKGIPGTSSAYAERVIGGYYLDIVPNRTALGRYGLTINDVQSVIGMALGSEVVTSTVEGRERYGVAVRYPRALRSDPQAIARDVQISLPGGGTVPLGEVADVKLTRGATTIRTENGQLAVYVYVDIAGRDLGGYVAEAQRTVAKSVQMPPGYSVAWSGQFEYLQRAEARLAIVVPLTLALIFLLLYLNFKALTETMIVMLSLPFALVGGIWLMWWMGFNASVAVAVGFIALAGVAAETGVIMLIYLDHAMKEQRDTCAREGRSFSKSDLNRAIMVGAVERVRPKMMTVVAIMAGLVPILWRTGTGSEIMQRIAVPMIGGMVSSTLLTLIVIPAVYGLIKGWRLPIASSEDRFAEADGRSLEAAE is encoded by the coding sequence ATGATCTCACGTGTCATTTCCTGGTCCGCCCATAATCTGGTGCTGATCTTCGTCGCGGCAGCGCTTGCGGTCGCGGGCGGCGTCTACGCTTTGCGTTCGCTGCCGCTCGACGCCATTCCCGATCTCTCAGACGTCCAGGTCATCGTCTACACCGAATATCCCGGACAGGCCCCGCAGGTGGTCGAAGACCAGGTCACCTATCCGCTGACCACGTCGATGCTGACGGTGCCGAAGTCGAAGGTCGTCCGCGGCTTCTCCTTCTTCGGTGTTTCCTTCGTCTATGTCATCTTCGACGATGGCACCGATCCTTACTGGGCGCGCAGCCGCGTGCTCGAATATCTGAACGCCGCCTCAAGCCGCCTGCCGCAGGGCGTCACACCCACGCTTGGGCCGGATGCGACGGGTGTCGGCTGGGTCTACGAATATGCTCTCGTCGCCAAGGAGCTGTCGCTTGCCGAACTGCGATCGCTGCAGGACTGGGTCGTGCGGTTCGGCGTGTCGAAGTCCGAAGGCGTGGCCGAGGTCGCCAGCGTCGGTGGCTTTGTCAAACAATATTCCATCGTGGTCGATCCTTCCCGTCTCAAGGCGCAAGGCGTGTCGCTCAACGATGTCGCCAATGCTGTCCGGGCCAGCAATACGGACGTTGGCGGCCGGACGATCGAACTATCCGAATTCGAGTTCATGGTGCGCGGTCGTGGCTACCTGAAGGGGATTCCGGATATCGAGAACATCGTTCTGAAAAGCCAGAATGGCGTTCCATTGCGCCTTGGCGATGTGGCCAGGGTCGAGCTGGTCCCAGACGAACGGCGTGGCATCACCGAGCTCAACGGCGAGGGTGAGGTGGCCGGCGGCATCGTGTTGCAGCGCTTCGGCGCGAACGCGCTTGATGTCATCGCCAATGCCAAGAAGAGCATGGATCAGATCAAAGGCAGCCTGCCGCCGGGTACCGACATCGTGCCTGTCTACGATCGTTCGACGCTGATCGAGGCCGCCATCGAAACGCTCAAGGGCACGTTGGTGGAGGAATCCATCGTCGTCGCCTTGGTGACGATCGCCTTCCTTCTGCATGTCCGTAGTGCGCTGGTCGCCATCATCATGCTGCCCGTCGGCATCCTGATTGCCTTCATCGCCATGCGGCTGTTGGGACTGGGCGCCAACATCATGAGCCTTGGCGGCATCGCGATCGCCATCGGCGCGATGATCGACGCCGCCATCGTCATGATCGAGAATGCCCACAAGCATCTGGAGCGGGCACCGCCCGACAAACCGCGGGTGGAGATCCTGGTCGAGGCCGCAAGCGAAGTCGGACCGGCGTTGTTTTTCAGCTTGCTGATCATCACTGTGTCGTTCCTGCCCATCTTTACTCTGGAATCGCAGGAAGGCCGTCTCTTCGGTCCACTCGCCTTCACCAAGACTTTCTCGATGGCCGCCGCCGCGCTGCTTTCGGTGACTTTGGTGCCGGCGCTGATGGTGCTCTTCGTCCGGGGACACATCGTGGCCGAGCAGAAGAATCCGGTGAACCGGCTTCTAATCTGGATCTATCGACCGGTCATTTCCGGTGTTCTCAAGATCAAGACCCTCACTATCCTGGCGGCGCTTGCAATCCTTGCTGTGACTGTCTGGCCAGCTCAGCACATCGGCAGCGAGTTCATGCCCAATCTCGACGAAGGCACGCTGATGTATATGCCGACCACCTTGCCCGGCATTTCGGTCACCAAGGCGGGTGAACTGATGCAGACCCAGGATCGGATCATCAAGTCCTTCCCGGAGGTGCAGACTGTCTTCGGCAAGGCGGGCCGAGCCTTGACGGCAACCGATCCCGCACCGACGGAGATGTTCGAGACGATCATCACGCTGAAGCCAAAATCGGAATGGCGACCAGGCGTGACCATCGATAGCCTGAAACAGGAGATGGACGCTGCTTTGCAATTCCCAGGCGTTTCCAATGCCTGGACCATGCCGATCCGCGGGCGCATCGACATGCTCTCGACCGGCATCCGCACACCCGTCGGCGTCAAGGTCTACGGCACCGATCTCGCCGAGATGGAAAGAATCGCGCGCCAGATCGAGAGTGTGCTGAAGGGCATCCCAGGGACATCGAGCGCATATGCCGAGCGGGTGATCGGAGGTTACTATCTCGACATCGTTCCCAACCGGACTGCTCTTGGCCGCTATGGCCTGACCATAAACGACGTGCAGAGTGTCATCGGCATGGCGCTAGGTTCCGAGGTCGTGACGTCGACCGTCGAGGGCCGTGAGCGCTATGGTGTGGCGGTGCGCTACCCAAGAGCGCTCAGAAGCGACCCGCAGGCAATCGCAAGGGACGTTCAGATCTCCCTGCCGGGCGGTGGCACCGTTCCTCTCGGAGAAGTTGCGGACGTGAAGCTCACGCGTGGGGCAACGACGATCCGGACTGAAAACGGCCAGCTCGCCGTCTATGTCTATGTCGACATTGCCGGGCGTGATCTCGGCGGCTACGTCGCAGAGGCGCAGCGGACGGTGGCGAAATCGGTGCAGATGCCGCCAGGCTACTCCGTCGCCTGGAGCGGTCAGTTCGAATATCTCCAACGCGCCGAAGCACGACTGGCGATCGTCGTGCCGCTAACGCTGGCGCTGATCTTCCTGCTGCTCTACCTGAATTTCAAGGCGTTGACCGAGACCATGATCGTCATGCTGTCGCTGCCATTCGCGCTTGTCGGCGGCATCTGGCTGATGTGGTGGATGGGCTTCAACGCCTCGGTGGCTGTTGCCGTCGGCTTCATCGCGCTTGCGGGTGTGGCGGCAGAGACCGGGGTGATCATGCTGATCTACCTCGACCACGCCATGAAGGAGCAGCGCGACACCTGCGCAAGGGAAGGGCGTTCCTTTTCGAAATCGGATCTCAACAGGGCCATCATGGTCGGCGCGGTCGAACGCGTCCGGCCGAAGATGATGACGGTCGTCGCCATCATGGCCGGTCTTGTACCGATCCTTTGGCGGACGGGCACCGGTTCGGAGATCATGCAGCGCATCGCCGTGCCGATGATCGGCGGCATGGTATCGTCGACGCTGCTGACGTTGATCGTCATTCCGGCCGTCTACGGTCTCATCAAGGGATGGCGGCTGCCGATCGCGTCCTCCGAGGATCGCTTCGCCGAAGCAGACGGGCGCAGTCTCGAGGCAGCCGAATGA
- a CDS encoding DMT family transporter has product MTRVGILLALLSAILFGACTPFAKLLLGSVDPWMMAGLLYLGAGLGLAVIHGSRRALRLPALEAPLRRADMPWLALVIVTGGLLGPLLLMFGLAQTDAATASLLLNLEGLATMGIAWVVFRENVDGRLLTGAFAILTGAALLSWPGQASFQWGAILIAGACLCWGIDNNLTRKLSSADPVQIAMIKGLVAGTINLVIAAANGIALPSLGIDLAAGVIGLLGYGVSLALFILALRHLGTARTGAYFSLAPFVGAMLAVLMLHEPLSITLVVAGCLMAVGLWLHLSERHDHEHVHEALEHEHRHSHDEHHQHEHGPDTPPGEPHTHWHRHLPLVHRHPHYPDLHHRHDHAH; this is encoded by the coding sequence ATGACCCGTGTTGGAATCCTCTTAGCCCTTCTGTCTGCTATCCTGTTCGGAGCCTGCACGCCTTTTGCCAAGCTGCTTCTCGGTTCGGTCGATCCATGGATGATGGCAGGCTTGCTCTATCTCGGCGCAGGTCTCGGACTTGCGGTTATCCATGGCTCGCGCAGAGCCTTGCGCCTGCCGGCGCTGGAAGCTCCTCTGCGGCGCGCCGACATGCCATGGCTCGCTTTGGTGATCGTCACCGGCGGGCTACTCGGCCCCCTGCTGCTCATGTTTGGGCTGGCTCAGACCGATGCCGCGACAGCCTCGCTGCTGCTGAACCTCGAAGGTCTCGCGACTATGGGAATCGCCTGGGTCGTGTTCCGCGAGAATGTCGACGGACGGTTGCTGACCGGGGCCTTCGCGATCCTCACCGGCGCGGCCCTGCTATCTTGGCCGGGACAGGCATCGTTCCAGTGGGGCGCCATCCTGATCGCCGGCGCCTGCCTGTGCTGGGGGATCGACAATAATCTGACGCGCAAGCTGTCGTCGGCCGATCCCGTCCAGATCGCCATGATCAAGGGATTGGTCGCAGGAACGATCAATCTTGTCATCGCCGCGGCGAACGGCATCGCTCTTCCCTCGCTAGGTATCGATCTTGCGGCCGGCGTGATCGGCCTGTTGGGCTATGGCGTCAGCCTCGCCCTGTTCATTCTCGCGCTGCGCCATCTCGGCACCGCGCGGACGGGCGCTTATTTCTCGCTCGCGCCGTTCGTCGGTGCGATGCTTGCTGTCCTCATGCTACATGAACCGCTGTCGATCACGCTTGTCGTTGCTGGGTGCCTGATGGCCGTCGGGCTATGGCTGCATCTGTCCGAGCGGCACGATCATGAACATGTCCATGAAGCGCTTGAACATGAGCACCGGCATAGCCACGACGAACATCACCAGCACGAGCATGGACCGGATACGCCGCCCGGCGAGCCGCACACCCATTGGCATCGACACCTCCCGTTGGTGCATCGACATCCGCATTATCCGGATCTGCACCACCGTCACGACCACGCTCATTGA
- a CDS encoding type II toxin-antitoxin system VapC family toxin has product MRFDLSETLRSLKPQKYAGTLERRLDEDLSWVVDEPAIGGPLFLDTSVYLDVLQGRSPVEVDALLRYRLCHHSAVCLSELTHAFGRLDPKHATTKAVLETIAETVDDILEHRLHAPDTAMWGQAGVLAGLLFRLSNLPKGKGHERRFVNDALVFLQARQLGASVLTGNVRDFDFLSQIMPTGRVILYRVMSL; this is encoded by the coding sequence TTGAGGTTTGATCTCTCCGAAACGCTGCGATCACTAAAACCACAGAAGTATGCCGGGACGCTCGAGCGCAGGCTCGACGAAGACCTGTCATGGGTCGTCGACGAACCGGCAATCGGCGGACCATTGTTCCTCGACACCAGTGTCTATCTGGATGTGCTACAGGGGCGCTCGCCGGTTGAGGTTGATGCACTGCTGCGGTATCGCCTATGCCACCATTCCGCAGTCTGCCTGTCGGAGCTGACCCATGCGTTCGGCCGGTTAGACCCCAAGCATGCCACCACCAAAGCGGTTCTCGAAACGATCGCCGAGACTGTAGACGACATCCTTGAGCACCGTCTTCATGCTCCGGATACAGCCATGTGGGGACAGGCGGGTGTGCTGGCGGGGCTGCTGTTTCGGTTGAGCAACCTTCCTAAAGGGAAAGGGCATGAGAGGCGTTTCGTCAATGACGCCCTTGTTTTCCTACAAGCGCGGCAGCTAGGCGCGAGTGTGCTAACCGGTAATGTGCGGGATTTTGATTTCCTTTCGCAAATCATGCCAACCGGACGGGTCATTCTGTACCGAGTTATGAGCTTGTGA
- a CDS encoding PDDEXK nuclease domain-containing protein produces the protein MTTPIPAPDVSYVSLLAELKERIRAARLRAAIAVNQELIMLYWSIGRDILARQTAQGWGARVIDRLAADLRRDFPEMTGLSPRNLKYMRAFAEAFPNEEIVQQLVAHLPWGHNVKLIEMLKDTEGRLWYARQAVEHGWSRNVLVHQIESGLHRRQGKALTNFARTLPAPQSELAQELIKDPYSFDFLALGPAMSERELEQGLLEHLRSLILELGKGFAFVGSQHPLEVGGQDYYLDLLFYHLRLRCFVVVELKIEDFKPEFAGKMNFYLSTVDDQLRHESDGPSIGIILCKGKNEVIVEYALRDSTKPMGVAEYRLSAALPEPLQTELPTEAEFAREFPLMTLVKLRMEVEREIRLLLTDQTEAERPLAIGPMLAELQRLDMLPQTADRLRSALQIMNRAAHGLDVAPGDASEATEIATAFLAELRAIRDR, from the coding sequence ATGACGACCCCTATCCCTGCACCAGACGTTAGTTACGTATCCCTACTCGCAGAGCTCAAGGAAAGAATCCGAGCGGCTCGGCTCAGGGCGGCCATTGCTGTCAACCAAGAACTGATCATGCTCTACTGGAGCATTGGCCGTGACATCCTCGCCCGCCAGACAGCGCAAGGTTGGGGAGCCCGCGTTATTGATCGCCTGGCAGCGGACCTCAGGCGTGATTTTCCGGAAATGACTGGCCTTTCGCCTCGAAACCTCAAATATATGCGTGCCTTTGCTGAGGCATTCCCAAACGAGGAAATCGTGCAACAGCTTGTTGCACATTTGCCCTGGGGCCATAACGTCAAGCTCATCGAGATGCTGAAGGACACTGAAGGGCGTCTCTGGTACGCCCGCCAGGCGGTAGAGCATGGATGGAGTCGCAACGTCCTCGTGCATCAGATTGAAAGCGGACTTCATCGACGGCAGGGAAAGGCCCTGACCAATTTCGCTCGAACACTGCCCGCGCCACAGTCCGAACTCGCCCAGGAATTGATCAAAGATCCGTATAGTTTTGATTTTCTCGCTCTCGGCCCTGCGATGTCGGAGCGAGAACTCGAGCAAGGATTGCTCGAGCACCTACGCTCTCTGATCCTTGAGCTCGGCAAAGGTTTTGCGTTCGTCGGTAGCCAGCATCCACTCGAGGTTGGTGGCCAGGACTACTATCTGGACCTTCTATTCTATCACTTGCGGTTGCGCTGCTTCGTCGTCGTCGAGTTGAAGATCGAGGACTTTAAGCCCGAATTTGCCGGTAAGATGAACTTCTATCTCTCCACGGTCGATGACCAGCTCCGTCACGAGTCCGATGGGCCGAGCATAGGTATCATCCTGTGCAAGGGGAAGAATGAGGTGATTGTCGAATACGCGCTTCGAGATTCAACAAAGCCTATGGGTGTTGCCGAATACCGGCTCTCTGCCGCCCTTCCCGAGCCGTTGCAGACAGAGCTACCGACAGAAGCGGAATTTGCACGCGAATTCCCGTTGATGACGCTTGTGAAGCTCCGCATGGAGGTTGAGCGGGAAATCCGACTGCTTTTGACGGATCAGACAGAAGCCGAGCGTCCGCTTGCTATTGGACCAATGCTAGCAGAATTGCAACGACTTGACATGCTTCCCCAAACCGCAGATCGGCTTCGGAGCGCCCTGCAGATCATGAACCGCGCCGCCCATGGGTTGGATGTCGCCCCTGGCGATGCCTCCGAAGCAACCGAAATTGCGACCGCATTCCTTGCCGAGCTTCGAGCGATCCGCGATAGATAG
- a CDS encoding tetratricopeptide repeat protein yields the protein MKDDGSLRALSEILRDLVQKGNQLAEALRLAEAHLVGRPYDTEILEWRIRLLDQMGRGEDALVAFEPYKTAILSRQPESPHRWQELGFALHWQAEICRALGRKEEACQLALEAVTRIGSFADHTIWMTTARWFWNDGEFNGAGRLWYDVMFRSCADDGVAAEILKITAALGDEHNHDWVWLARMRATLAVRERRRERIEAMFHHVAHQPLAWRIRARARAMVDDLDAASADLDHYLELGGDPRAQVWRAQLNHHMGRAHGLEQIVWNRTSDAGGRDYYAAGCDVMEFIEELQKEGQYVGAEDFARARRVEAEVYKLGAERFEHYFATGKGNSEDADPHVYAMLCNNLGSSWGINQERYLEGIAWHDKGWAVSPFWEQYSNRLRNQLHAHQWGGVIGSYKVLRQAFGKGWEYEKRLNGVAHAYDQLGRHGDLLALYDEFADWCWTFETNWLEFDEEESQIGLLLRTARAAAHQGRDDLLREITQRLLASDRLTPNMASFLAAVWADHGEPAEAARCRQGLAPSEPPATPDMPRLPDLDTLQRIHDGVPLNSGYGVLTLAAEDEQDWNFVVTRYLAPANGDAYCPVNIEAQRGQEPGTLAWQVAQVEEQAGWLARLGGRKVSRRIQFTRSSTGSLAAEALQTADEAEIEGFWPQFLQRYERADKIWQQLSGAITIEHIRALLAELETAGYDYDQSLNLGICLVQRSFINGRQEISLCFDRLRDGDPARSGKACDFYYYRYQIAGTEEKPVLCYMYQDKNNQTARDIEPSDPDLALASFDHFQRMMRRLEQWRKQKG from the coding sequence ATGAAAGACGACGGATCACTGCGTGCATTGAGTGAGATCCTGCGTGATCTCGTTCAAAAGGGGAACCAGCTGGCGGAGGCGTTGCGGCTCGCAGAAGCTCATCTTGTCGGTAGGCCTTACGATACTGAAATATTGGAATGGCGTATCCGCCTGCTTGATCAGATGGGGCGCGGCGAAGACGCTCTGGTTGCATTTGAGCCATATAAAACTGCGATCCTTTCGCGGCAGCCAGAAAGTCCACATCGCTGGCAGGAACTTGGGTTCGCCCTCCATTGGCAGGCAGAGATTTGCCGCGCTCTGGGCCGGAAAGAAGAGGCATGCCAGCTGGCTCTCGAGGCAGTGACCAGGATCGGCAGCTTTGCCGACCATACGATCTGGATGACGACAGCACGATGGTTCTGGAACGACGGCGAATTCAATGGCGCTGGGCGGCTCTGGTACGATGTCATGTTCAGGAGCTGTGCGGACGACGGCGTGGCGGCCGAAATTCTTAAAATCACTGCCGCTCTGGGCGACGAACACAACCATGATTGGGTATGGCTCGCACGCATGCGGGCGACGCTGGCCGTTCGAGAGCGAAGACGCGAGCGCATAGAAGCGATGTTCCACCATGTCGCGCACCAGCCCCTGGCCTGGCGCATCAGGGCCAGGGCGCGCGCCATGGTGGATGATCTCGACGCGGCCTCCGCCGATCTTGATCATTATCTCGAACTCGGCGGCGATCCCCGGGCACAGGTTTGGCGGGCGCAGCTCAACCACCATATGGGGCGTGCACACGGTCTGGAGCAGATCGTTTGGAATCGGACGAGCGACGCCGGCGGGCGCGACTATTATGCGGCGGGCTGCGATGTCATGGAATTCATCGAAGAACTCCAAAAGGAAGGGCAATATGTCGGCGCCGAGGATTTCGCACGTGCGCGTCGAGTGGAAGCCGAGGTCTATAAGCTGGGAGCGGAGCGTTTCGAGCACTATTTCGCGACAGGGAAAGGCAATAGTGAAGACGCCGATCCGCATGTCTATGCCATGCTGTGCAACAATCTTGGCTCATCTTGGGGTATCAACCAGGAACGTTACCTTGAGGGCATAGCCTGGCACGACAAGGGTTGGGCAGTCTCGCCATTCTGGGAGCAATACAGCAACCGGCTGCGCAACCAGCTCCATGCCCATCAATGGGGGGGCGTGATCGGATCCTATAAGGTTCTGCGTCAAGCTTTCGGCAAGGGCTGGGAATATGAAAAGCGGTTGAATGGCGTCGCCCATGCCTATGATCAGCTCGGACGCCATGGCGACCTGCTCGCGCTCTATGACGAATTCGCCGACTGGTGCTGGACATTCGAAACAAACTGGCTTGAGTTCGATGAGGAAGAAAGCCAGATCGGGCTGCTGTTGCGAACGGCAAGGGCAGCGGCGCACCAAGGACGCGACGATCTGTTGCGTGAAATTACGCAAAGACTGCTGGCCTCCGATCGTCTGACCCCAAACATGGCAAGCTTCCTTGCCGCGGTCTGGGCTGACCATGGTGAACCGGCCGAAGCGGCGCGCTGCCGGCAGGGGCTCGCTCCGTCGGAGCCCCCGGCGACGCCAGATATGCCGAGGCTTCCTGACCTCGATACACTACAGCGGATCCACGATGGCGTGCCGCTGAATTCAGGCTATGGCGTGCTCACCCTGGCAGCGGAAGATGAGCAGGACTGGAATTTCGTCGTTACCCGCTATCTGGCGCCGGCCAATGGCGACGCCTATTGCCCCGTCAACATCGAGGCACAGCGAGGGCAGGAACCCGGCACGCTTGCCTGGCAGGTCGCTCAGGTCGAGGAGCAGGCTGGATGGCTGGCGCGGCTCGGCGGCCGCAAAGTCAGCCGGCGTATCCAGTTCACCCGCTCTTCCACGGGCTCACTCGCTGCCGAAGCGCTCCAGACTGCGGACGAGGCTGAGATAGAGGGTTTCTGGCCGCAATTTTTGCAACGATACGAGAGGGCGGACAAGATCTGGCAGCAATTATCCGGCGCAATCACTATCGAGCACATCAGGGCGCTTCTCGCCGAACTCGAGACGGCCGGTTATGATTATGATCAATCGCTGAACTTGGGCATCTGCCTGGTTCAGCGCTCGTTCATCAACGGACGGCAGGAGATCAGCCTTTGTTTCGACCGCTTGCGGGATGGCGATCCAGCCCGTTCGGGCAAGGCCTGTGACTTCTACTATTACCGTTACCAGATCGCCGGGACGGAAGAGAAGCCTGTTCTCTGCTATATGTATCAGGACAAGAACAATCAGACAGCCAGGGATATCGAGCCAAGCGACCCCGATCTAGCACTGGCTTCGTTCGATCACTTCCAGCGCATGATGCGCCGTCTGGAGCAGTGGCGCAAACAGAAGGGTTGA